The Podospora pseudocomata strain CBS 415.72m chromosome 3, whole genome shotgun sequence genome window below encodes:
- a CDS encoding hypothetical protein (MEROPS:MER0021886; EggNog:ENOG503NW8Q; COG:J): MADVQKDVPFKSAQVEALVVIKIVKHCSASFPTTATGSLVGMDNDGVLEITNAFPFPTVDVANTDGHQNDASSLAAAAPRAKANIAYQNEMIKHLKEVNVDANNVGWYTSATMGNFVSLNFIENQYHYQRDNDKTVALVHDVSRSSQGALSLRAFRLSPEFMAAYKEGKFTTESLQKSKLSFKDILVEVPVIVHDSHLLTTFLHQMPTLPETAEVPLPTSLNDISRDPARLPANPSFDALDLSIDPFLEKTCDLLLDSIEAHYTDLNNHQYYQRQLTREQFKITQWQTKRKAENAARVAAKQAPLPEDEWQRLFKLPQEPSRLEGMLNARQVEQYSKQVDGFTAAITSKMFAVRGNLLPE; encoded by the exons atggccgacGTACAAAAAGATGTGCCGTTCAAATCGGCCCAGGTCGAGGCGCTC GTAGTAATCAAGATTGTCAAGCATTGCTCTGCCAGCTTTCCCACTACAGCTACCGGTTCCTTGGTGGGCATGGACAACGACGGTGTCCTTGAGATCACAAAtgcctttcccttccccacgGTCGATGTTGCGAATACCGACGGCCACCAGAACGATGCATCAagcctcgccgccgccgccccccgCGCAAAGGCCAATATCGCCTACCAGAACGAGATGATCAAGCACTTGAAGGAGGTCAACGTGGATGCTAACAACGTCGGCTGGTACACCAGTGCCACCATGGGCAACTTTGTCTCCCTCAACTTTATTGAGAATCAATACCACTATCAGCGCGACAACGACAAGACTGTCGCACTCGTTCATGATGTCAGCAGGAGCTCGCAAGGAGCGCTCAGCCTGCGCGCATTCAGACTCTCACCCGAGTTCATGGCCGCATACAAGGAGGGCAAGTTCACAACAGAGAG CCTGCAAAAGTCCAAGTTGAGCTTCAAGGACATCCTTGTGGAAGTCCCTGTCATCGTTCACGActctcacctcctcaccacatTCCTGCACCAGAtgcccaccctccccgagaCCGCCGAGGTTCCGCTTCCCACGTCGCTAAACGACATTTCTCGTGACCCTGCCAGATTACCCGCGAACCCATCTTTCGACGCCCTTGATCTGTCGATTGACCCTTTTCTCGAGAAGACATGcgatcttctcctcgacaGTATCGAAGCCCATTACACCgatctcaacaaccaccagtACTATCAGCGTCAGCTGACGCGCGAGCAGTTTAAGATCACTCAATGGCAGACAAAGCGCAAGGCGGAAAATGCTGCCCGTGTTGCGGCGAAGCAGGCTCCTCTCCCCGAGGACGAATGGCAAAGACTGTTCAAGCTGCCACAAGAGCCCAGTCGGCTCGAGGGCATGCTGAATGCGCGACAGGTTGAGCAGTACAGCAAGCAGGTGGATGGGTTTACAGCTGCAATTACCTCCAAGATGTTTGCTGTCCGGGGAAATTTGCTGCCTGAGTGA
- a CDS encoding hypothetical protein (COG:S; EggNog:ENOG503P5S9), whose translation MTISQEPAIVAEAQDSNTRQVYAKAPIIVSESEVVATPTPSPGPDRYLVVSPYTEQQHLLDLDTLDTENQLLALALTQMRCLRDDYATAPYLDTFNWPDIIDTLRALANQRQHVWRKTSFYIVAFRSRIPPTTIYAELGTLDKAAHVEATSSGGFLK comes from the coding sequence ATGACCATCTCCCAGGAGCCAGCAATCGTGGCAGAGGCCCAGGACTCGAACACACGCCAAGTGTATGCCAAAGCCCCCATCATCGTGTCCGAGTCTGAGGTTGTTGCCACGCCAACGCCCTCGCCAGGGCCTGATCGATATCTTGTAGTGTCGCCCTATACAGAGCAGCAACATCTGCTTGACCTCGATACCCTCGATACCGAAAACCAACTTCTCGCGCTCGCCCTGACACAAATGAGGTGCCTGCGGGATGACTATGCCACAGCGCCATACCTTGACACATTCAACTGGCCCGACATCATCGATACTCTCCGGGCACTTGCCAACCAGAGACAACATGTATGGAGGAAAACTTCCTTCTACATTGTTGCCTTTCGGTCCCGTATCCCTCCCACGACAATCTATGCAGAGCTAGGAACCCTCGACAAAGCAGCCCACGTGGAAGCCACGTCGAGCGGTGGGTTCCTCAAGTAG
- a CDS encoding hypothetical protein (EggNog:ENOG503NUA8; COG:C), whose protein sequence is MRDNTQAEILAAGAVAAFTVDLLVYPLDTIKTRYQSQGIVGQPGRPAPVSHGLRGLYQGIGSVVFATLPAAAIFFISYESAKSALKFSLPSTAPQPAIHALASAGAELASCTVLTPAEVIKQNAQVLQRSSSSGHSRSSSIEALHMVWRSEGGAGRRLWTGYTALVARNLPFTALQFPLFEIFRGQIWNWKRGGAESSHTRKDYADSDQLQDTRQSKETRQNGLKSALVETGLVTGASAAVSGSLAALLTTPLDVVKTRIMLNAGSSSAPETTWEITSRIVRKEGVRGIFRGAMLRGTWTALGSGLYLGSYEMAKIWLKGTSPDHPNFS, encoded by the exons ATGAGGGACAACACACAGGCGGAAATATTGGCG GCCGGTGCGGTGGCAGCGTTTACTGTTGACCTCCTTGTTTACCCCTTGGATACAATAAAGACTCGATACCAGAGTCAAGGTATTGTTGGTCAGCCAGGACGTCCAGCGCCGGTATCTCATGGGCTCAGAGGTCTATACCAAGGAATTGGTAGTGTGGTTTTTGCGACATTGCCTGCCG CTGCAATATTTTTCATCAGTTATGAATCTGCAAAGTCTGCCCTGAAGTTTTCTTTGCCCAGTACAGCCCCCCAGCCAGCAATCCACGCTCTGGCTTCAGCTGGCGCCGAACTGGCTTCGTGTACTGTTCTCACACCAGCTGAGGTGATCAAGCAAAATGCTCAAGTCTTACAGCGTTCCAGCTCTTCTGGTCATAGCAGATCATCGTCCATCGAAGCATTGCACATGGTGTGGCGGAGTGAGGGAGGCGCCGGACGAAGATTATGGACAGGCTACACTGCTCTTGTCGCCAGAAATCTGCCTTTCACTGCACTCCAATTCCCGCTGTTTGAGATCTTTCGGGGCCAAATTTGGAACTGGAAGAGGGGAGGTGCAGAATCATCACACACACGGAAAGACTACGCGGACAGTGACCAACTACAAGACACCAGGCAGTCGAAGGAGACGCGCCAGAATGGCCTCAAGTCGGCTCTTGTCGAGACAGGTTTGGTGACGGGAGCAAGTGCTGCAGTCTCGGGCAGCCTTGCAGCGTTGCTGACCACTCCATTAGATGTGGTCAAAACGAGGATTATGCTCAACGCCGGGAGCTCATCAGCCCCGGAAACCACATGGGAAATTACGAGCAGGATAGTCCGAAAAGAGGGGGTGCGTGGCATCTTTCGAGGAGCTATGCTTCGTGGGACATGGACGGCCCTGGGGAGTGGCCTATATCTGGGCTCATACGAAATGGCCAAGATTTGGCTCAAGGGGACATCACCAGACCATCCTAACTTCTCTTGA